A single window of Electrophorus electricus isolate fEleEle1 chromosome 16, fEleEle1.pri, whole genome shotgun sequence DNA harbors:
- the LOC113582855 gene encoding nuclear factor 7, ovary-like isoform X2 produces MIALKVEEEKKTEKLQEWIDQEIISLSNRVAEVQEKMEIDSVTFLQSKVHSSKSSGGCRSSDWCVQHLGNLRYRVWEKIRDICPYFPMVLDPNTAPADFSVADDLACVRKCAQDWPNPVSHCGNRLVLGSDGYVDVHCWDVEVAESQHWTLGVCQRSDATSRVHNARSRGGSWSSD; encoded by the exons ATGATTGCCCTGAAGgtggaagaagagaaaaaaacagaaaaattgcAAGAATGGATAGACCAAGAGATTATTTCTCTTTCCAACAGAGTAGCAGAGGTGCAAGAAAAGATGGAGATTGATAGTGTCACGTTCCTGCAG AGCAAAGTACACAGTTCCAAATCCAGCGGTGGATGCAGGAGCTCTGATTGGTGTGTCCAACACTTGGGGAATCTGAGATACAGAGTGTGGGAGAAGATAAGGGACATCTGTCCTTACT TTCCCATGGTGCTGGATCCAAACACTGCTCCTGCAGACTTCTCTGTAGCAGATGATTTGGCGTGTGTCAGGAAGTGTGCCCAAGACTGGCCCAACCCTGTTTCCCATTGTGGGAACCGCTTGGTGCTGGGATCTGATGGCTATGTTGACGTTCATTGCTGGGATGTGGAGGTGGCAGAGAGCCAGCACTGGACCCTTGGCGTGTGTCAGCGCTCAGATGCAACA AGCCGAGTACACAATGCCAGATCCAGAGGTGGGTCCTGGAGTTCTGACTGA
- the LOC113582855 gene encoding nuclear factor 7, ovary-like isoform X1: MIALKVEEEKKTEKLQEWIDQEIISLSNRVAEVQEKMEIDSVTFLQSKVHSSKSSGGCRSSDWCVQHLGNLRYRVWEKIRDICPYFPMVLDPNTAPADFSVADDLACVRKCAQDWPNPVSHCGNRLVLGSDGYVDVHCWDVEVAESQHWTLGVCQRSDATVSQRMLTPENGFWGLSRDGNSLLGSSETLTMFSKPRAVQVQLGWSLSFKFGLFVTYIVIHSISHTQQ; the protein is encoded by the exons ATGATTGCCCTGAAGgtggaagaagagaaaaaaacagaaaaattgcAAGAATGGATAGACCAAGAGATTATTTCTCTTTCCAACAGAGTAGCAGAGGTGCAAGAAAAGATGGAGATTGATAGTGTCACGTTCCTGCAG AGCAAAGTACACAGTTCCAAATCCAGCGGTGGATGCAGGAGCTCTGATTGGTGTGTCCAACACTTGGGGAATCTGAGATACAGAGTGTGGGAGAAGATAAGGGACATCTGTCCTTACT TTCCCATGGTGCTGGATCCAAACACTGCTCCTGCAGACTTCTCTGTAGCAGATGATTTGGCGTGTGTCAGGAAGTGTGCCCAAGACTGGCCCAACCCTGTTTCCCATTGTGGGAACCGCTTGGTGCTGGGATCTGATGGCTATGTTGACGTTCATTGCTGGGATGTGGAGGTGGCAGAGAGCCAGCACTGGACCCTTGGCGTGTGTCAGCGCTCAGATGCAACAGTCAGTCAAAGGATGTTGACCCCTGAAAATGGCTTTTGGGGTCTCAGCCGTGATGGGAATTCGTTGTTGGGCTCCAGTGAGACCCTAACCATGTTTAGTAAGCCCAGAGCAGTGCAAGTGCAGTTGGGATGGAgtttaagtttcaagtttggtttatttgtcacatacatagtcatacacagtataagtCATACACAGCAGTGA
- the LOC113582839 gene encoding uncharacterized protein LOC113582839, which produces MEQTKWQYITYNQTKKLSICKERFLLYRQPLGKLSVFIRELNPEDAGMYTFGVDQSQSHAIKMEVRNDTCCKGPKIVKAYPGDNVTISCGYPEELKTKHMFFYKLESPSITELIHTIGILSQADRFSMSDDRSAKVVSVTISDVRESDGGVYYCGVKDKQQSRYSLFTEIQLHITGSPCLSNKRDTQNTDKISQPDCDYEEIKDPEPSENCETTPIYVIVQVPTNPSDSINTVYATAQLPTIPPDPPNTVYASAQLPTIPSAPQALCTQLLLSTEFSEP; this is translated from the exons ATGGAACAAACTAAATGgcaatatataacatataatcAGACCAAAAAGCTCAGTATTTGTAAGGAAAGATTTTTGCTTTATAGACAACCATTAGGAAAACTGTCAGTGTTTATCAGAGAGCTGAACCCAGAGGATGCTGGAATGTACACATTTGGAGTGGACCAATCACAATCACATGCGATTAAGATGGAAGTTCGCAATG ATACCTGCTGCAAGGGACCAAAAATAGTGAAGGCTTATCCAGGTGACAATGTCACTATCAGCTGTGGCTATCCAGAGGAACTTAAGACAAAGCACATGTTCTTCTACAAACTGGAAAGCCCCTCTATTACAGAGCTGATCCATACTATTGGAATACTGTCTCAGGCAGACAGATTCTCCATGTCTGATGACAGAAGTGCTAAAGTTGTCAGTGTGACCATCAGTGATGTGAGAGAGTCTGATGGAGGAGTTTATTACTGTGGAGTGAAGGACAAACAGCAGTCAAGATATTCCCTCTTCACAGAGATTCAGCTACATATTACTG gATCACCCTGTTTATCAAACAAAAGAGATACTCAAAACACTGATaaa ATTTCCCAACCTGACTGTGACTATGAGGAGATTAAAGATCCGGAGCCCAGTGAAAACTGTGAAACTACTCCAATTTATGTTATTGTCCAAgtacccacaaacccctctgatTCCATAAACACTGTGTACGCCACAGCACAGCTACCCACCATCCCCCCTGACCCCCCAAACACTGTGTATGCCTCTGCGCAGTTACCCACAATCCCCTCTGCTCCCCAAGCATTATGTACACAGCTGCTGTTATCTACAGAATTCTCTGAACCCTGA